Proteins encoded together in one SAR202 cluster bacterium window:
- a CDS encoding CoA ester lyase translates to MELLRSLQFIPGNRRDMLEKGRAFAADALIADLEDSVPPAEKTAARDLVKSTVPGLWTQGQKVIVRVNSLDTGLTWEELQAVVGPYLWGISLGKVTSPWHVQECGRMLEALERRAGMEAGKVKIIPWVESARAVLNALAIAEASPRVAALAFGAEDFTNDMGIVRTDEGQEVQQARGFVAMAARAAGIPALDSPYVKFRDPEGLRRESETAAKMGFKGKFSIHPAQIDVINQVFSPKQEDIDYARRVVKAWEESEAQGRGSLSLDGKMVDVPVVKRARNLLTLVEQMEKLKR, encoded by the coding sequence GTGGAACTTCTCCGCAGCCTCCAGTTCATCCCCGGCAACCGCCGCGACATGCTCGAAAAAGGGCGCGCCTTTGCCGCAGACGCCCTCATCGCCGACCTCGAAGACTCGGTCCCCCCAGCCGAAAAAACCGCCGCCCGCGACCTCGTGAAATCCACCGTCCCTGGCCTCTGGACTCAAGGCCAAAAAGTCATCGTTCGAGTCAACTCTCTGGACACGGGCCTTACCTGGGAGGAGCTCCAAGCTGTTGTCGGCCCTTACCTCTGGGGCATAAGCCTCGGAAAAGTCACTTCGCCCTGGCACGTCCAGGAGTGCGGCCGAATGCTGGAGGCCCTGGAACGCCGCGCCGGCATGGAGGCTGGCAAGGTCAAAATCATCCCTTGGGTGGAAAGCGCCCGCGCCGTCCTCAACGCCCTTGCCATCGCCGAAGCCTCCCCGCGAGTTGCCGCCCTGGCCTTCGGCGCCGAGGACTTCACCAACGACATGGGCATCGTCCGCACCGACGAGGGCCAGGAGGTGCAGCAAGCCCGCGGCTTCGTCGCCATGGCCGCCCGCGCCGCCGGCATTCCCGCCCTCGACTCCCCCTACGTCAAGTTCCGCGACCCCGAGGGCCTCCGCCGAGAATCTGAAACCGCCGCCAAAATGGGATTCAAGGGCAAGTTCTCCATCCATCCCGCCCAGATCGATGTCATCAACCAGGTCTTCTCCCCCAAGCAAGAGGACATCGATTACGCCCGCCGCGTCGTCAAAGCCTGGGAGGAGTCGGAAGCCCAGGGCCGCGGCTCCCTATCCCTCGATGGCAAGATGGTGGACGTGCCCGTAGTCAAACGCGCCCGCAACCTCCTCACCCTGGTTGAACAAATGGAAAAGCTGAAGCGGTAG
- a CDS encoding amidohydrolase family protein, which yields MTTKKADVLIKGGLLVSGSGITRSDILVEDGKVKEVGPDLSKRQAKKVIDAAGKYVLPGGIDSHAHPIFGDKIDTYSMCAAFGGVTTVAAFIGSETHRHEHFGNKWGVRKYNPDIVKGFIDFAEQESYTDFTAHGLITMRDKDDLHKVIPDLVKLGVTSYKLFMTWNPFVLPSEKNYSNLMALPDDQVMMVMHHAAHNGGMVMVHAENGTCKAYLEDKFKHEKKTSPEYYEPAAPAIIEAEAVNRAATMAMVAGSPLYPVHLSAQETVPVLDHYKDKGLALYGETCPHYLTLTNDMMLKHGYKYKVAPPLRESEDVAAMWKGVASGSLNTIGSDFTGYTNNLKITGSLSGTVKGDAKEPDPKSINIFSVAAGLSTLEYMMPVVWTHGVNTGKITLPRFVQLFCENPAKIFGIWPKKGSLQVGSDADVVIWDQTRMHTAGPEHGVSDLNTFEGMNLLGMPVMTMVRGQVVIEDGKVVGKQGKAKFEPRNPDKTAYAPRGPRVDGV from the coding sequence ATGACGACGAAAAAGGCTGACGTTTTAATCAAGGGCGGACTGCTGGTGTCGGGGAGCGGGATAACGCGTTCCGACATACTGGTGGAGGACGGGAAGGTCAAGGAGGTGGGGCCGGACCTGTCCAAGCGGCAGGCCAAGAAGGTCATCGATGCGGCGGGGAAGTACGTGCTGCCGGGGGGCATCGACAGCCACGCCCACCCGATATTCGGCGACAAGATTGACACGTATTCGATGTGCGCGGCCTTCGGCGGCGTGACCACAGTGGCGGCGTTCATCGGGTCGGAGACGCACCGGCACGAACACTTCGGCAACAAGTGGGGCGTGCGGAAGTACAACCCGGACATCGTCAAGGGGTTTATCGACTTCGCGGAGCAGGAGTCGTACACCGACTTCACGGCCCACGGGCTCATAACCATGCGCGACAAGGACGACCTGCACAAGGTCATCCCCGACCTGGTGAAGCTGGGGGTCACGTCCTACAAGCTGTTCATGACCTGGAACCCCTTTGTGCTGCCGTCGGAAAAGAACTACTCGAACCTCATGGCGTTGCCCGACGACCAGGTAATGATGGTGATGCACCACGCGGCCCACAACGGCGGCATGGTGATGGTGCACGCCGAGAACGGCACGTGCAAGGCGTACCTGGAGGACAAGTTCAAGCACGAGAAGAAGACGTCGCCGGAGTACTACGAGCCCGCCGCGCCAGCGATTATCGAAGCCGAGGCGGTGAACCGCGCGGCGACCATGGCGATGGTGGCGGGGTCGCCGCTGTACCCGGTGCACCTGAGCGCGCAGGAGACGGTGCCGGTGCTGGACCACTACAAGGATAAGGGGCTGGCGCTGTACGGCGAGACGTGCCCCCACTACCTGACCCTGACCAACGACATGATGCTGAAGCACGGCTACAAGTACAAAGTCGCGCCGCCGCTTCGGGAGAGTGAGGACGTAGCGGCGATGTGGAAGGGTGTCGCCAGCGGCAGCCTGAATACCATAGGCAGCGACTTCACGGGTTACACCAACAATTTGAAAATAACGGGGAGCCTGTCGGGCACGGTGAAGGGCGACGCCAAGGAGCCGGACCCGAAGTCGATAAACATATTCTCGGTGGCGGCAGGGCTGAGCACCCTGGAGTACATGATGCCGGTGGTGTGGACGCATGGCGTGAACACGGGCAAGATAACGCTGCCTCGGTTTGTGCAGTTATTCTGCGAGAACCCGGCGAAGATCTTCGGCATTTGGCCCAAGAAGGGGTCGCTGCAAGTGGGGTCGGACGCGGACGTGGTGATATGGGACCAGACGCGGATGCACACGGCGGGGCCGGAGCACGGCGTCAGCGACCTGAACACCTTCGAGGGAATGAATCTATTGGGGATGCCGGTGATGACGATGGTGCGGGGCCAGGTGGTGATAGAGGATGGGAAGGTGGTGGGGAAGCAGGGGAAGGCCAAGTTTGAGCCTCGGAACCCGGACAAGACCGCCTACGCGCCCCGCGGGCCGAGGGTGGATGGGGTGTAG
- the folB gene encoding dihydroneopterin aldolase, giving the protein MPLSKQPDHILLEGMQFYAYHGRNQEERTLGQPFVVDLEAEMDLRRAGDSDDIKDTVNYTNLYHMVREVLEGPPRNLLESLAEAIAQAVLELHPVAAVRVRIKKTKPPIKGAILASAGVEVYRARSSREPRR; this is encoded by the coding sequence ATGCCCCTCTCCAAACAGCCCGACCATATCCTCCTGGAAGGCATGCAATTCTACGCCTACCACGGCCGCAACCAGGAGGAGCGCACCCTCGGCCAGCCCTTTGTTGTCGACCTCGAGGCCGAAATGGACCTCCGCCGCGCCGGTGACTCCGATGACATCAAGGACACCGTCAACTACACCAACCTCTACCACATGGTCCGCGAAGTCCTGGAAGGCCCGCCACGCAATCTCCTCGAGTCCCTCGCCGAAGCCATAGCCCAGGCGGTGCTGGAACTCCACCCCGTCGCCGCCGTCCGGGTGCGCATCAAAAAGACCAAGCCCCCCATTAAAGGCGCCATCCTCGCCTCCGCCGGCGTCGAGGTCTATCGAGCCCGCTCATCCCGCGAGCCTCGCCGCTAG
- a CDS encoding ABC transporter substrate-binding protein — protein sequence MEFPTRSRRLRPLASYLSVALLLVFILLVAACGDDETPTATRQAGATSTPTATVAAQPTPTPTTAAPKQIVTSKLRVSVPLPNAQNTMTHMLQSNESLFLPEYERLIGHHHQTGVETPQLAESWSVGTTGKDWTWKLRKNVPFYKAGKPTGTTFTAKDLLLSWQLRIGDKTIVATPHQQSGQWTGRLGTPESWKIVNDYEVAMTTPNINLDLPLHLSDELAAGIVSKDHFDKVGGEKGYFDDPVGTGPFTLKKFTINEGILHDRVENHWRQTPDFPQLEWVYAKEDATRLAMLKAGEAHIVSIPRLLRNEATSSGMRISKSTLPGFHTGIHFPYYRGENYIDPKTGQAPAGGRPAGVPKGYDANDPMRNKLVRQAINHAINRDEINRIYFFGEGFPAVSYFPQWRDDFKDSWAPVAGPQGKTGKEGGWPYNYDPAKAKQLLTEAGYPNGLDTTFVAFPGPAMPEAPDMAEQMVTYLAAVGIRAKLEIVENSGAIYGRAREATHSNFMWLFSESLDPACTFPEFSWYESGRGRYEWKEMSDFKLACNVTADPAARRTLASDFGTWWLGNAVNAPLLWIFGEAAYNPAYVSEFKINMLHVGPIRYPEYTKAVTK from the coding sequence ATGGAATTCCCTACCCGTTCTCGTAGGCTGCGGCCCTTGGCGTCTTATCTTTCGGTCGCACTCCTGCTCGTTTTCATTCTCTTAGTAGCGGCCTGCGGCGACGACGAGACCCCCACCGCGACTCGCCAGGCAGGCGCAACCTCGACCCCTACCGCCACTGTTGCCGCCCAGCCAACCCCTACCCCGACGACGGCGGCACCTAAGCAAATCGTAACGTCTAAACTTCGGGTTTCCGTTCCACTCCCCAATGCCCAGAACACCATGACGCATATGCTACAGTCCAACGAGTCCTTGTTCTTGCCCGAATACGAGCGGCTCATTGGCCACCACCATCAGACCGGCGTCGAAACGCCCCAGCTTGCCGAGTCCTGGTCCGTAGGAACAACCGGTAAGGATTGGACGTGGAAACTTCGCAAGAACGTCCCCTTCTACAAAGCCGGAAAGCCTACCGGCACTACCTTCACTGCCAAGGACCTCCTCCTAAGCTGGCAGTTGAGAATAGGCGACAAGACCATTGTCGCCACGCCTCACCAGCAGTCGGGCCAGTGGACCGGCAGGTTGGGCACTCCAGAGAGCTGGAAGATCGTCAACGACTACGAAGTCGCCATGACCACGCCCAACATTAACCTTGACCTGCCCCTCCACCTGTCCGATGAGTTGGCCGCTGGAATAGTCAGCAAGGACCACTTCGACAAGGTGGGCGGCGAAAAGGGTTACTTTGACGACCCCGTCGGCACCGGTCCCTTCACCTTAAAAAAGTTCACCATCAACGAGGGCATTCTCCACGACAGAGTGGAAAACCACTGGCGCCAGACGCCGGATTTCCCCCAACTAGAATGGGTCTACGCCAAAGAGGACGCCACCAGGCTAGCCATGCTCAAAGCCGGCGAAGCCCACATCGTTTCCATCCCCAGACTCCTTCGTAACGAAGCTACCAGCTCTGGAATGCGCATTTCCAAGAGTACCCTTCCTGGGTTCCACACAGGTATACACTTCCCCTACTACCGTGGAGAGAACTATATAGACCCCAAGACCGGCCAGGCCCCTGCCGGAGGTCGGCCCGCGGGCGTCCCCAAGGGCTATGACGCCAACGACCCCATGCGCAACAAGCTGGTGCGCCAGGCCATCAACCACGCCATAAATCGGGACGAGATTAACCGGATTTACTTCTTCGGCGAAGGCTTCCCCGCGGTGAGCTACTTCCCCCAGTGGCGCGACGACTTTAAGGACTCCTGGGCTCCCGTCGCCGGACCCCAGGGCAAGACCGGCAAAGAGGGCGGCTGGCCTTATAACTACGACCCTGCCAAGGCCAAGCAGCTCCTGACCGAGGCCGGCTACCCCAACGGCCTTGACACCACCTTCGTGGCCTTCCCCGGCCCCGCTATGCCGGAAGCGCCGGACATGGCCGAGCAGATGGTTACTTACCTCGCCGCCGTCGGAATTAGGGCAAAGCTGGAGATTGTGGAGAACAGCGGCGCCATCTACGGCAGGGCGCGGGAGGCCACCCACTCCAACTTCATGTGGCTCTTCTCGGAATCCCTTGACCCGGCCTGCACCTTCCCTGAGTTCTCCTGGTACGAGTCGGGCAGAGGCCGGTACGAATGGAAAGAGATGTCCGACTTCAAACTGGCCTGCAACGTCACCGCCGATCCCGCGGCGCGCCGCACCCTGGCCAGCGATTTCGGAACCTGGTGGCTGGGCAACGCCGTCAACGCCCCGCTTCTCTGGATATTCGGCGAGGCCGCCTACAACCCCGCCTACGTGTCCGAATTCAAGATCAACATGCTTCACGTCGGCCCCATCCGGTACCCTGAATACACCAAGGCAGTCACCAAGTAG
- a CDS encoding LLM class flavin-dependent oxidoreductase — translation MIQYFDTLFAGYVDLEDVGYGGTPVNDRSYSDEYLATAFDKAEAIARLMDRTGYDTLWLAEHHFQPEGYECIPNIMILAVHLAHLTRRLNFGCGFNITPMWHPLRLAEDYAMADILTKGRLRFGVGRGCHTREVETFGAPLLDQQANRELFEEQVDVVHKAIKERPFSHHGKYYNLPPAVPYRDYTLKELTLVPRPLYRPFECWQPIQSATPRGLDFMVKHGIKGVIGGGVAEGGALRRVVEAWRDAQGRAGHDVKLGENLSIGFHFYIADSQKTAIKEASAYYEENLKVFGPLRLVRSMTEQQIADMADPKKAPYAGLPTMEDAVKAGAVLCGPPESIIEKLKGIEEAYPGLDRVSMGLPVSSPQKMWMEQLERLAKEVMPAFAKKAQAATGEG, via the coding sequence ATGATCCAGTATTTCGACACGCTTTTTGCGGGGTACGTGGACCTGGAGGACGTGGGGTACGGCGGCACGCCGGTGAACGACAGGTCGTACTCGGACGAGTACCTGGCCACGGCCTTCGACAAGGCGGAGGCCATCGCCAGGCTGATGGACCGCACGGGCTACGACACGCTGTGGCTGGCGGAACACCATTTCCAGCCCGAGGGCTACGAGTGCATACCTAACATAATGATTCTGGCGGTCCACCTGGCGCACCTGACCAGGCGGCTGAACTTTGGCTGCGGCTTCAACATCACGCCCATGTGGCACCCGCTGAGGCTGGCCGAGGACTACGCCATGGCGGACATATTGACCAAGGGTAGGCTGAGGTTTGGCGTCGGGCGGGGGTGCCACACGCGGGAGGTGGAGACCTTCGGCGCGCCGCTGCTGGACCAGCAGGCGAATCGAGAGCTTTTCGAGGAGCAGGTGGACGTGGTACACAAGGCGATAAAGGAGAGACCGTTTTCACACCACGGGAAGTATTACAACCTGCCGCCGGCGGTGCCATATCGCGATTACACGCTCAAAGAACTGACGCTGGTGCCGAGGCCGCTGTACCGGCCTTTTGAGTGCTGGCAGCCCATCCAGAGCGCGACACCTCGAGGCCTCGATTTCATGGTCAAGCACGGCATCAAGGGGGTCATCGGCGGGGGCGTGGCGGAGGGCGGCGCGCTGCGCAGGGTTGTGGAGGCGTGGCGGGACGCGCAGGGGCGGGCGGGGCATGACGTGAAGCTGGGGGAGAATCTGAGCATCGGCTTCCACTTCTACATCGCGGACAGCCAGAAGACGGCGATAAAAGAAGCGTCGGCATATTATGAGGAGAACCTGAAGGTCTTCGGGCCGCTGCGGCTGGTGAGGTCTATGACGGAGCAGCAGATCGCGGACATGGCGGACCCGAAGAAGGCGCCATACGCGGGCCTGCCGACGATGGAGGACGCGGTGAAGGCGGGGGCGGTGCTGTGCGGGCCGCCGGAGTCGATTATCGAGAAGCTGAAGGGGATCGAGGAGGCGTACCCGGGGCTGGATAGGGTGAGCATGGGGCTGCCGGTGAGCTCGCCGCAGAAGATGTGGATGGAGCAGTTGGAGCGGCTGGCGAAGGAAGTGATGCCGGCGTTCGCTAAGAAGGCGCAGGCAGCGACGGGGGAGGGATAG
- a CDS encoding peptidase — protein MAKLIVGTGDTAWEVIHPFGRLPRGWTYGNVSHVATDSKDNVYVFQRKDPPVVVLDSEGNFITGWGTGVLYDAHGIFITAQDDIYLIDRDYHEVLKFNKDGKVQMRLGRRERPAFQAPFNHPCDIAVAPNGDLYIVDGYGNSNVHRFSGDGKHIKTWGAPGAKAGQFTTPHGVWVDGRERVYVCDRENNRVQIFSLEGDYVSEWGDFFHPMDIFMDAQGRFFVSDQIPRISVLDSSGKLISRGKTAANPHGIWLDRRGNMYTGGNEAGVTKYKKV, from the coding sequence GTGGCTAAATTAATTGTTGGGACGGGGGATACGGCGTGGGAGGTGATACACCCCTTCGGCAGGCTGCCGCGAGGGTGGACGTACGGCAACGTGAGCCACGTGGCCACGGACTCGAAGGACAACGTGTACGTGTTCCAGCGCAAGGACCCGCCGGTGGTGGTGCTGGACAGCGAGGGGAACTTTATCACGGGCTGGGGCACCGGTGTCCTGTACGACGCCCACGGCATCTTTATCACCGCGCAAGACGACATCTATTTAATCGATCGCGACTACCACGAGGTATTGAAGTTCAACAAGGACGGCAAGGTGCAGATGCGGCTGGGGAGACGGGAGCGGCCCGCCTTCCAGGCGCCCTTCAACCATCCGTGCGATATCGCGGTGGCGCCCAACGGCGACCTGTATATCGTCGATGGGTACGGCAACTCGAACGTGCACCGCTTCAGCGGCGACGGGAAGCATATAAAAACGTGGGGCGCGCCCGGGGCCAAGGCAGGGCAGTTCACCACGCCCCACGGTGTGTGGGTGGACGGTCGGGAGCGGGTGTACGTGTGCGACCGCGAGAACAATCGAGTGCAGATTTTCAGCCTCGAAGGCGACTACGTGAGCGAGTGGGGGGATTTTTTCCACCCTATGGATATTTTCATGGACGCGCAGGGGCGGTTTTTTGTCAGCGACCAGATACCTCGGATATCGGTTTTGGATTCCAGCGGGAAGTTGATCAGCCGGGGGAAGACGGCAGCGAACCCGCACGGGATATGGCTGGACCGTCGAGGGAACATGTATACAGGCGGAAACGAGGCCGGGGTGACGAAGTATAAGAAGGTGTGA
- the chrA gene encoding chromate efflux transporter codes for MASIDSTGDSPDAKPKSSPIAEVFRLFLKLGLIGFGGPAAHIAMMRDEVVQRRRWLNDQEFLDMVGATNVIPGPNSTEMAIHLGHRRAGWRGLIVGGACFIIPAMLIVLAIAILYVEYGETVKADWLLYGIKPVIIAVILQALLALGRRAIKGPVLAVIVAAVIALYLIGINELLLLFAGAALYLLIKQGFKVWKERTNGIALLPLIASVPPAFGAATVPGFSMTTLFLTFLKIGAVLYGSGYVLLAFLHGDFVDRLGWLTEQQLLDAIAVGQFTPGPVFTTATFVGYLVGGWPAALVATVAIFLPAFVFVFFLSRILPIVRRSPTAGLLLDGINATSLAIMAGVTWQLGRASVIDWFTILLGLASLLAVFRLKVNSAWIVLGGGLAGLAYKGVTQGFN; via the coding sequence ATGGCTTCGATCGATTCAACGGGCGACTCCCCTGATGCAAAACCCAAAAGCAGTCCCATAGCAGAGGTCTTTCGCCTCTTCCTAAAGCTCGGCCTCATCGGTTTCGGCGGCCCCGCCGCCCACATCGCTATGATGCGCGACGAGGTGGTCCAACGGCGCCGCTGGCTCAACGACCAGGAGTTCCTGGACATGGTCGGCGCCACCAACGTCATCCCCGGCCCCAACTCCACCGAAATGGCTATCCATCTTGGTCACCGGCGCGCTGGATGGCGGGGCCTCATCGTCGGCGGCGCCTGCTTCATCATCCCAGCCATGCTCATCGTCCTCGCCATCGCCATCCTCTACGTCGAGTACGGCGAGACCGTCAAGGCCGACTGGCTCCTCTACGGCATTAAGCCTGTAATCATCGCTGTAATTCTCCAAGCGTTGCTAGCCCTCGGCCGGCGGGCGATTAAAGGGCCTGTCCTCGCCGTCATCGTCGCCGCCGTCATCGCCCTCTACCTCATCGGCATTAACGAACTGCTGCTGCTCTTCGCGGGAGCGGCCCTGTATCTGTTGATAAAACAAGGTTTCAAAGTCTGGAAAGAGCGCACCAACGGAATTGCCCTGCTCCCCCTCATCGCCTCCGTGCCCCCCGCCTTCGGCGCCGCCACCGTCCCCGGCTTCAGCATGACCACCCTTTTCCTCACCTTCCTCAAAATCGGCGCCGTCCTCTACGGCAGCGGCTATGTCCTCCTCGCCTTCCTCCACGGCGATTTCGTCGACCGGTTAGGCTGGCTCACCGAGCAGCAACTCCTCGACGCCATCGCCGTCGGCCAGTTCACCCCCGGCCCCGTCTTCACCACCGCTACTTTTGTCGGATACCTCGTCGGTGGCTGGCCCGCCGCCCTGGTGGCCACCGTCGCAATCTTCCTGCCGGCCTTCGTCTTCGTCTTCTTCCTCAGCCGAATCCTCCCCATCGTCCGGCGCTCCCCCACCGCCGGCCTCCTCCTAGACGGCATCAACGCCACCTCGCTAGCCATCATGGCCGGCGTCACCTGGCAACTAGGCCGCGCCTCCGTCATCGACTGGTTTACCATCCTTCTCGGCCTCGCCAGCCTCCTCGCCGTCTTCCGGCTCAAAGTCAACTCAGCCTGGATAGTCCTCGGCGGCGGCCTCGCCGGCCTGGCTTACAAAGGCGTAACTCAAGGGTTTAACTAA
- a CDS encoding MMPL family transporter translates to MKSGLATNTTVVRPNKLRLQISTRVMGGGIIGRTFMFLRLGRFTVRYRWAIIAAWVAAFVVSLPLLARVTEPLKSGFGEVDTESRRALQIIADRFDSTEAGFTVVFQSDSLPATDARYREEVEKALSPLRDRREVEDVLTYYDGGTPSMVSADGRTTYALVRLELDIDEAIDRISGLKDSLGETELKVWTTGGIPIFSEINDTSEEDLRRGEMLAVPLVLVALVFVFRGVVAAVIPVVVGAVGVSAALALLYFVAQGFDMSIFALNIASFLGLGLAVDYSLLTVSRFREELASRSKDEAVEVAVATSGKTIVFSAVTSILGLASLLLFDFMMLRSLGVGGMLVIAVSMLAALTLLPSILAVVGTRVNALPVLASRKQGRSYWRTLALGVMRRPLLVAIPLLALLVALGIPFLGVKLGSPWASVLPEESPSRQGWEVVEEELGSGELSPVIIVAQFSGDAVGPELLGRMQELVERLERDPRVARVESPLDALSSTGGTPDLTLLRQFARSDTAIVRAYLRHSPVEEEAKDLVSDIRAIDPGPGATLLVSGATADLMDSIDVMYADFPMAVAFVLVTIYVALLVLFRSVFLPLKATIMNMMSIFSSYGALVFIFQEGHLEGLLGFASEGSIEASVPIILFAILFGVSMDYEIFLLSRVKERYDATGDNTRSVAEGLEATGPVITSAALVLVLVALAFATADVIIVKALGVGTAIAVFLDATVVRAFLVPALMRIMDRWNWWAPGWLGRRH, encoded by the coding sequence ATGAAGAGTGGCCTGGCTACTAATACAACAGTGGTGCGACCGAACAAACTTAGATTACAAATTTCGACGAGAGTGATGGGAGGGGGTATCATAGGCAGGACGTTTATGTTTCTACGACTGGGGCGATTCACAGTACGCTATCGATGGGCGATTATCGCCGCGTGGGTGGCGGCTTTCGTGGTGTCGCTGCCGCTGCTGGCGCGGGTGACGGAGCCGCTAAAGAGCGGCTTTGGCGAGGTGGACACGGAGTCGCGCCGGGCGCTGCAGATCATAGCGGACCGCTTCGACTCTACCGAGGCGGGCTTTACGGTGGTGTTCCAGAGCGACAGCCTTCCGGCGACGGATGCGCGGTACAGAGAAGAGGTAGAGAAGGCGCTGTCGCCGCTGCGGGACAGACGCGAAGTTGAGGACGTGCTCACCTACTACGACGGCGGCACGCCTTCCATGGTATCGGCAGACGGGCGGACGACCTACGCGCTGGTGCGGCTGGAGCTGGATATTGACGAGGCCATAGACCGCATCTCCGGGCTTAAAGATTCGCTGGGTGAAACTGAGCTTAAGGTCTGGACCACGGGCGGCATACCCATCTTTTCCGAAATAAACGACACGTCGGAGGAGGACCTGCGGCGGGGGGAGATGCTGGCGGTGCCGCTGGTGCTGGTGGCGCTGGTGTTTGTGTTTCGAGGGGTAGTGGCGGCGGTGATACCGGTGGTGGTGGGCGCGGTGGGAGTATCGGCGGCGCTGGCGCTGCTGTATTTCGTGGCCCAGGGCTTCGACATGTCCATTTTCGCGCTGAACATTGCGTCGTTCCTGGGGCTGGGACTGGCGGTGGACTACTCGCTGCTGACGGTGAGTCGTTTTCGAGAGGAGCTGGCGAGTCGTTCCAAGGATGAGGCGGTAGAAGTGGCAGTGGCGACATCGGGAAAGACGATAGTGTTCTCGGCGGTGACGTCGATACTGGGGCTGGCGTCGCTGCTGCTGTTCGACTTCATGATGCTGCGGTCGCTGGGGGTGGGCGGGATGCTGGTAATCGCCGTGTCCATGCTGGCGGCGCTGACGCTGCTGCCGTCGATACTGGCAGTGGTGGGAACGAGGGTCAACGCGCTGCCGGTGCTGGCGTCGAGGAAGCAGGGGCGGAGCTACTGGCGGACGCTGGCGCTGGGGGTGATGCGCCGGCCCTTGCTGGTGGCGATACCGCTGCTGGCGCTGCTGGTGGCGCTGGGGATACCGTTCCTGGGGGTCAAGCTGGGGTCGCCGTGGGCGTCGGTGCTGCCGGAGGAGTCGCCGTCGAGGCAGGGGTGGGAGGTGGTGGAGGAGGAGCTAGGGTCGGGGGAGCTGTCGCCGGTGATCATCGTAGCGCAGTTTTCGGGGGATGCGGTGGGGCCGGAGCTGCTGGGCCGGATGCAAGAGCTGGTGGAGAGGCTGGAGCGGGACCCCAGGGTGGCGAGGGTGGAGAGCCCGCTGGACGCCCTGTCGTCGACGGGCGGGACGCCGGACCTGACGCTGCTGCGGCAGTTCGCTCGAAGCGACACAGCCATCGTGCGGGCATACCTTCGACACTCGCCGGTGGAGGAGGAGGCGAAGGACCTGGTCTCGGACATACGGGCCATCGACCCCGGGCCGGGGGCGACGCTGCTGGTAAGCGGGGCGACGGCGGACCTGATGGACTCGATCGACGTGATGTACGCGGACTTTCCCATGGCGGTGGCCTTTGTGCTGGTGACCATCTACGTGGCGCTGCTGGTCTTATTCCGGTCGGTGTTCCTGCCGCTGAAGGCGACGATTATGAACATGATGAGCATCTTCTCCAGCTACGGGGCGCTGGTGTTTATCTTCCAGGAGGGGCATTTGGAGGGGCTGCTGGGGTTCGCGTCGGAGGGGAGCATCGAGGCATCGGTGCCCATCATACTGTTCGCCATACTCTTCGGTGTGAGCATGGACTACGAGATATTCTTGCTGTCGAGGGTGAAGGAGCGGTACGACGCCACGGGGGACAACACGCGGAGCGTGGCGGAGGGACTGGAAGCGACGGGGCCGGTGATAACCAGCGCGGCGCTGGTGCTGGTATTGGTGGCGCTGGCCTTCGCGACGGCGGATGTGATCATCGTGAAGGCGCTGGGAGTGGGGACGGCGATAGCGGTGTTCCTGGACGCGACGGTGGTGCGGGCGTTTCTGGTGCCGGCGCTGATGCGGATAATGGACAGGTGGAACTGGTGGGCGCCGGGGTGGTTGGGGAGGAGACATTAG